Proteins encoded in a region of the Anopheles aquasalis chromosome 2, idAnoAquaMG_Q_19, whole genome shotgun sequence genome:
- the LOC126581631 gene encoding uncharacterized protein LOC126581631, producing the protein MTAPVTLSRQILFALALLCVVKQGASRPQNAIDNQDLPEINPNELRKLYTNYNSYVSNQLDNYGLDPLQLQLLAQYAQSNAISGGGGGGWDQLYRAPEMKRQIRYRQCYFNPISCFKK; encoded by the exons ATGACTGCTCCCGTAACGCTTTCGCGACAGATCCTGTTCGCCCTGGCTCTGCTGTGCGTCGTGAAGCAAGGTGCCAGCCGACCGCAAAATGCAATCGATAATCAG GATCTGCCCGAGATAAACCCCAACGAACTGAGGAAGCTCTACACCAACTACAACTCGTACGTTTCGAACCAGCTGGACAACTATGGGTTGGATCCGTTAcaactgcagctgctggcccAGTACGCCCAGAGCAA TGCCataagcggtggtggtggtggtggctgggaCCAGTTGTATCGGGCACCGGAGATGAAGCGCCAGATTCGGTACCGTCAGTGCTACTTCAATCCCATCTCCTGCTTCAAGAAGTAA